Below is a window of Flavobacterium sp. CFS9 DNA.
TATTCTCTATTTCCAATTTCTGAGCACTAACAAAATTTGCAAATACGCAGCACAAGCCAAAAGTTAACAGTTGTAATTTCATTTTCATTTATTTATTTGATTACGCATAACAATCATTTACATTTACATTTACATTTACATTTATATTTAATTTTTTATTACAAATCGGATCCTACAACAAACAAAAAAATCGTCTTTCCAGAAAGCTTATTTGAAGACTCTCCAAAGGATCAAATTAATTTGTAAGAAAAAACCCTTACAAATAAAGCCCTTAAAAATGGTATTTTAGGGCACTTTAAAATAACTTTAACATCCTCGCTTAAACTTGTTTCTTCGTCTAAAAACTTAAAAATCAATTGCGGATCTCCTTTTTTGAACAAAGACGAAAAAATACTGCTTCCCAATTCATTATGACGGTACAGAATGTCCAAAAGCAGTAAATCGTAAAACCAGAATCGGCTTTTTTTATGAAACGAAGTCATTTTTATCGGATCTGAAGTATGAAGAAACCCCACCAAATCAGCTGATTTTTTATCGGCATTTTTAAAAGTATACCCGGTGCTGGCTTTGGTCCACCCTCCTACCGTTCCAATATTCAAAACTCTTTTGGTATTCTTTTTCCAGAACGGATAACAGGTCATCGGGATACTTCCCTGTTCTTTCTCTACGATTTCGTATTGCTCAATGCCAAGTTTTTCTAAATAAATTTGAATCTCGTTTTCATACTCCGCCGTTGAAAGCAATTTCTCCGAAAATAAGGTGTATTCTACCAATGCTTCGGTTTTAGAAACAGGCAGCACATACATAAATCTCGTGTTACCCTTTTGTTCCACAGAAAAATCCATGAAAGTAGCCTGTTCCGGATTGAAGACTTCTTTTTCGGTTTTCACATACCAGCCCACAAAATGCTGTTGCAGAACGGAATACTTTGTCTGACTTAATGCAGCTGATGAGGCATAAATACTATTCAGCAAATAATGACAAGTGTACCTGTTCTCTTCTGAACCTACAAAAACATGGGTATCAAGTTCGTTGATATTGGTTACTTTCTCGGTTAGAAAAGTGATATTCGAATGTTTGGAAAGTTCTTTGAAAACAAAATTATAAAAGTCTAACCCCCGAATTTGATTATACTGATAGGGTTTCAGGTTTAAATCACGTTTGAAATTTTCATTAGCAAACAAAGCCGAATCCCATTTTTTAAGAACAATCGAACTCCAGACGGAATCTTCTTTCTCCCAAAAACACCAGGTTCGGTCATTGGTCTTTTTCACGTCCTGATCCAGTAATAGGATCGATTTATGGGCAAAATTCCCTGACAATACCATTTTGTAAACGGTCATCAAAGCTGCTAAACCCGTTCCGGTAAAAATGTAATCGAAGTGTTTGATTTGTGAGGATTGCATCTTCAAAAATAAGGAATTTTATTCTTGCAGTTTTCCTAAAAGCAGGTTAAAATCGGCAGGTTTCAGGTAACTGTTATACTGAGCAATAATTTCATACTGCTCATTCAAAACACATAAAACCGGATATACAAGCTGTCCGTTTAGGGTACCAAGTTGCAAGGCCAGTTCATGAACGCCAACATTATTTCCTGAAGGTTTGTATTTAAAAATGTGTTTGTTAAACGTAATCGCTCTCTTTTCTTCCGCATTCAAATCGACGAAGTAGAAGTCTGAATTGAGTTTTTCAATCACTTCCTGATTTTTAAACGTCGTATTTTTCATTCTTTGGCAATATTGGCACCAATCGGTGTGAATGAAAACAATGATTTTTCGTTTTTGAAATTGTGCTAAGCTATCCACCTCCTCAAAAGTCCTGCTTTTTAACTGGCAGAAACCTGTTGAAGTTATTGTGAAGAAGAAAATAAGGAGAAATAGTTTTTTCATTGTTTGAGTTTTTGCCACAGATTACACAGGATTTCTCATTTGCCACGAATTCACAAATTAAATTGTAAATCTTTTTCTAAAAAAGCGTGAATTCTTGGCGGGAAAAAAACTTTTATCAATCTGTGGCTTATAAATTTATCTAAAATTGTATCGCAATCCTAAGAATCCCCGAATGGTCTGATTTTGTCCGTAAACATAAGTGGTATCAAAAGTTAAACCATATGGATTATCCGGTGTAACCAATACTTTTCCGGCCGAATCATACTGTACATTTTTATCAAAAGGATCATTGGTTCTCGAAATCAAAAACGGATTATTTTGTTTTGGCTTAAAGTTCAGCAAATTTTTGATTCCGCCATAAAGCTCAAAATTCTTCCAGCCTGTAAACGTAAACTGAATATTCTGAATGCTGTACCAAGGCGAATTTGGATTTCTCGGATCATACTCGTTCAATAATGGCAGTTTCATCGGACTGTAAACGTTTCCGGTATAATCCAATACTAAATTCCAGGGTTCTATTTTATAAGAAACACTCCAGGTTCCGGTAAATCTTTCAGTTAAGAAAGGTCTCTGTGAAATTTTGTCCTGAACATTTTTATTGTCTAAAACGGTCGCCCCTAAAATGAACTTTAAACCATTTGTAAAATTGACATCAATATTGGTACTGATTCCCTGACTGAGAGCATATCCATCAATATTGTCGTAAATGATCTTGTTGGGATCGGTTTCGTAGTCTGAAATGATTTTATTACTAAAACGGGTGTAAAAAGCGGTTGTTTCGATTCCGACAAAAACTCCGCTGTCAAAGTTTATTTTCTGAATGTAATTCAAATTAACGTTTACTGATTTTTCCGGTTTTAAATCACTTTTAAGCACAACATCTCGTGAGCCCGTCAGCGCCGCGTGATCTTCTGTAAACAAATTCACCACTCTGAATCCTGTTCCGGCGTTTAATCTGAAAATTGTATTTTCATTTGCTTTAAAACGATACGCAAATCGGGGTGTAAAAATAGAACCGTGAATAGAGTTATAATCGTATCGTGCTCCTAACAGAACCTGACTCTTTGGAGAAAATGTTATCTCGTCCTGAACAAAAATTCCCGGTAACCAGGTTTTTTCGGCATTTTTTGTTGCCGGTGTATTGTCGTCGTAATAGGAATATCGGCTAGCTATTCCGGCAAGGAAATCGTTACTGCCTATCTTTTTATCCCAGGTTAACTGCAGGAACCCTATTTTCTGATTCGCGATGTATGATGTTGTTCCGTAACGGCTGTCCTGATAATGTATATTTCCCGAGAACGATAACATCAGCTTTTCTTCAAAAGGCAATTGGTAACTTCCAATTAATTCTCCCCTTTTCGTATAAATACTTTCACCGTAAATTTCGTCACCTCCGCGATATTTTCTTTCCCAACGAACGTCTCCTCCCCAACGGTCTTCATACATCCCACGAGCTGCTATGGTAAAAAGACGATTCTCGTTTCGCTGAAAGCTCCATTTATTAAAAACCGAAATCCTTTTGGAAAGCGTCACATCGGTGAAATTATCGTTGTCTTTATCGATAACCTGATTGTAATTGAAATAATTGACTCCTAAAAGTGAAGTCGCCTTTTTTCCGGCATTGAATTTCATTCCCAGATCGAGATTATTCTCTAAATAGGTTGTTGTAAAATAATCTGCCGAAAAAACCGGAGCATTTGTTGGATTCTTGGTAATAATATTGATTAATCCTCCCACAGCCTCACTCCCATAAAGAGAGGAAGCAGGGCCTTTTACAATTTCTATTCTTTCTACCAGAGAATTCGGAATTCCGGACAAACCATAAACTGTTGAAAGGCTGCTGACAATTGGCATTCCATCAATCAAAACCAAAGTATATGGACCTTCGAGACCGTTTATATGAATATCTCCCGTATTACAAACCCCGCAATTTAGCTGTGGCCGAACCCCGTTTATGTTTTGAAGCGCATCGTAAATACTAGGAGTTGGATTCTTCTTAAAAAAAACAGGGGAATAAACCTCAACCGGAACAGCGCTTTCTAATCGTTTTACTGCTTTTAAAGTTCCCGAAACTACTACCTCATTCAATTGATTGTCTGTATCGTCCAATTCAAAATTATACTTTTGAAGAGCATCCTTCGTAACGTCGATTTTCTTTTTTGAAGTCTGAAAACCTACCAGAGAAACCTGAATCGTATAATTTCCAACCGGTACATTTTCGAAGTTATAATATCCTAAACTATCCGTAACCGATCTGTATTTTGTTCCCAATAAATGTACGCTTGCCAACTGTAATTGATGGCCATCACCTGAAATAATTCCGGAAACAGAACTGGTTTCCTGAGCAAATGAAAACTGCAAACCAAAGAAAAGCAGCATCAAAAATAGTTTTTTCATTATTATAAAATTAAATTTAGACAAAACTAAAAATTAAATTTGACAAATAGTGTTTCTGAAGCAAAAAACTTTAATCTAACTTCAATTCAAGGTTTTGCAGCGGTTTTACTCAGATAAAGAGGTTATTCGATTTAACCTAAAAACGATTCATCAATCAGTTCTTTATTGATCGAAGCCCCGGCAAAAGATCCGGAAGAAACAGCCATAGCAACAGATCGCGCCTGAATATGACAATCACCACTGGCGAAAACTCCGGGAATTGTTGTTTTCTGAAAAGCATTAATTTTCAACAAACCCTGTTCTGTCAATTCACAGCCTAAAGCTTCCGGAAGCGGACAATGCTGCTCAAAAGGTGGTCTGAAATAAATAACTTTGACATCAATTGCTTTTTGATTTTTAAAAAGAAGCTGTTCAACATTTCCGTTTTCCTGCTTTACGCCAACAATTTCATCTTCTATAATTTCAATTTTATGTTGCTCTAAAACTTTAGATTGTGCTACAGTAAATATTGATTTCCCATTGGTTAGTACTCTTAAGTCATTTGTCCAGTTCGAAATTAGTTTGGCAAACTCAAAGCCCATATCACCATTAGCGATAATCGCTGTTTTTTCCTTTTTGACTTCATAGCCGTGACAATACGGACAATGCAATATTGAAATTCCCCAGCATTCCCTAAAACCGTCAATTTTGGGTAGTAAATCTTTTATTCCGGTAGCAAACAGTAACTTTTTAGAAATGAATAATTTTCCGGATTCTGTTTTGATTTCAAATCCTTCTTCCGTTTTAATTGCACCAATCGCTAATCCGTTATAAAAATGAACGGTATCGTAAAAATCAACCTGAATCAAGGCTTTCGCCGAGATCACTTCGGGTCTTTCGCCATCTTGTGTGATGAAGTTATACGAATAAGGTGTCTGTCGGTTACAGCGTGAACCACTGTCGATAACCAAAACCTGTCGTAAAGAACGCCCCAGGCTCATTGCAGCCGAAAGTCCGCTATAACTGCCTCCAATAATTATAACATCGTATGTATTATTATCTCTCACTATATACTATTTTTAAGAAGTTCTCGGTATTGGAAAAAGATCTTTCTTTGGGAAAAATCCGTCCTGATAATCTATAATCTCATCTGCAGTACAAAGACACTTTTTAAGTTCATTGAGAATTTCGATTTCTTTCATCTTCTGACCAATAAAAACAAGTTCATTGAGTCTGTCACCGAAATTAGAAGTCCACCGTTCTTCTATAACATCCTGAAATTCAACAAAATTATTAAAGGTCATTCGTTCGCTTAATGGCATACTCGCCCACCAGACCCCGGCTCCTTCAGCTTTCATTGATCCACCGGCCTGACTCCAGTTTATGGCCTGCTCCGGTCGGGAAGCCATCCATAACAGCCCTTTACTACGAATAATGTTGGCAGGAAACTCTGATGTAATAAAATTCCACAACCGATTGGGATGAAAGGGCCTGGGATCTCTAAACACAAAAGAACTAATTCCATATTCTTCCGTTTCAGGTGTATGAATACCTTCTAATTCCCGAATCCAACCCGCTGAATTTTCGGCTTCTTCATAATTGAATAATCCCGTGTTCATAATTTCGTTTGGATCAACGTTACCTGAAACCGAAGTGATTATTTTCGCCACAGGATTCAGCTTTTGAATAGAAGCTCTCAAAAATTCTAATGATCTGATACTAACGAGATCTGTTTTATTCAAGATGATAACATTGGCAAATTCCACCTGATCTACCAGAAGGTTTACGATCGTTCGATTGTCATTTTCAAGATCGGATAAGTTTTGCTCCTGCAAGGTTTTGGCTGAACCAAAATCTTTAAAAAAGTTAAAACTATCTACAACAGTCACCATTGTATCGATGTAACTAAATCTGGACAAGTCAATATTTTCCTCTTCGTTCACAAAAGAGAAAGTCTGCGCTACCGGAATGGGTTCACTGATACCTGTACTTTCAATAAGCAGGTAGTCAAACCTGTTTTCTTTGGCCAGTTTTTCGACTTCAAGCATTAAATCTTCCCGCAAAGTGCAGCAAATACAGCCATTCGTCATCTCAACTAATTTTTCTTCGGTTCTTGATAAGGTGTGTTCCTTCTTTACCAGTTGGGCATCAATATTAACTTCACTCATATCATTTACGATCACAGCGACTTTTAAGTTTTCTTTATTGTGAAGAATATGATTAAGAAGTGTTGTTTTTCCTGCGCCAAGAAATCCGCTTAAAACGGTTACGGGTAGTTTTTTCATTGCTAGATATGTTTGTGATTTTTATAATTTAGAAGATGTCCGATAATCATTCCGATACCGCCAATAAAAATCAGATCCAAATGAATATCCAGTATTATTTCACTCAGAATGCTGATCCAAATCAGAGATATCGATAAAATCAAAGTTGTAGCAACTAAAAGACTTGATTTTTTAATAATTTTGAGGATTGCAATTAAACCTATTGAGGCAAAGGTCAAATCGATAAATGGATTGTGACTAAGGCCCAAAGGCAAAATCGTAAGAAGCGGAAATATCAGACAATGAACCAGACAAATGGCAGCACTTGAAATTCCTAATATATCGTAAAAAGGCGTCGTTGTTTTCTTCATTTTCAGTACATTTGCTTAATGCAATTATGTTGCAAATATATAACTTTATTTTTAACGCAACAATGTTGCGTTAATTTTTTTAATGCTCAAAAAAATGAAAACAACAAGAAATACAGCAGCAAAGACAGCTGTTTTAGAGATTTTTGACAAATCTAAAACAGCCTTGTCACATACCGAAATTCACAAACAGATCGATGATTTGTGCGATCGCGTAACCGTTTACAGAATATTAGACCGATTAGTCAATGAAGATATCGTTCATAAAATCGTTAACTTAGACGGGACTGTAAAATATGCCAAATGCCACCATCATGCGCAAAGAGTACACATTCACAATCACGCTCATTTTAGCTGTGAAAAATGTTTGGAGGTCACTTGTCTGGAGAATGTAAAACCAAGCTACATTATTCCGCACAATTATAAAGTCAATGAGATAAACTTCACCTTGTCAGGATTGTGCCCGAATTGTTTGAATTCAAACAATTAAGTTTTAGACTTGTCTAAAAATATTGTTGTGCAGATATAATTTATCCCTATATTTGTTCAAACAACATTTTTACAATGACCAAGTCTTTAGAAGAAGTACACCAATCGGTTGCAACACAACATAAAAAAACAGGATTTAGAAAAATATTAGCCTTTTTAGGACCGGCCTATCTGGTAAGTGTCGGTTATATGGACCCCGGAAACTGGGCGACAGATATTGCCGGCGGAAGTCAGTTTGGGTATTCTTTACTTTGGGTTTTACTAATGAGTAATTTGATGGCGTTACTCCTTCAAAGCCTGAGCGCAAGACTGGGAATTGTGACTCAGCGTGATTTGGCACAGGCATCGCGCGAGACTTACTCCAGATCTATCAATTACATTTTATACTTTTTAGCCGAAATTGCTATTGCGGCCTGCGACCTTGCTGAGGTTCTGGGAATGGCGATCGGAATTAATCTTTTGTTTGACATTCCGTTAATCGAAGGGGTTTTGATCACCGTATTGGATACTTTCTTATTGTTGTTCCTCATTAACAAAGGAATCCGAAAAATGGAGGCTTTTATTATTGTATTGGTAGCGATCATTGGATTCTCTTTTATATTCGAAATGATTTTTGCAGAACCTGAACTGGATAAAGTTATTTACGGTCTGGTTCCTTCAATTCCAAGTTCTGCCGCTTTGTACATTGCCATTGGGATTATTGGTGCCACGGTGATGCCTCACAATTTATACCTGCACTCATCATTAGTACAAACCCGAAAATTCGACAGAACTCCGGCCGGAATCAAACAGGCATTGAAATACAACTTTATAGATTCGACTATCGCTTTAAATCTTGCCTTTTTTGTAAACGCAGCTATTCTAATTCTTGCAGCGGCTACTTTTTACAAAAACGGAATGTTTGAAGTGGCTGAAATTCAGGATGCACACCAATTTCTAGAACCTTTACTGGGAACTAAATGGGCTCCTATTTTATTTGCCGTAGCCTTAATTGCTGCGGGACAAAGCTCAACCGTTACGGGAACTTTAGCCGGTCAGATTGTAATGGAAGGTTACCTGAACTTGCGCATCCAGCCATGGGTGAGAAGAATTTTAACCCGATTAATTGCCATCGTGCCTGCCGTTGTAGTCATTTTAATTTACGGCGAAAGCGTAACAGGAAAATTATTGATTCTGAGTCAGGTTATACTGAGTTTACAGCTTGGTTTCGCAATTATTCCGCTGATTCATTTCGTGAGCGATAAAACCAAAATGAAAGGTTTTCATATTTCAAGAACGACACAGGTCGCCGCATGGATTATTGCTTCAATTATAGTAACTCTGAACGCAAAGCTGGTATATGACGAAATTACTTCCTGGCTACAAAACTCCGATAATCCAACGGTTCTCTGGTTGACAGTAGTTCCGCTTGCTTTTGGATTTCTGGCCTTATTGCTTTACATCGTATTCAAGCCTTTTGTGACGAGAATAAAATCAAATATCGAGAATCATTCTCCACATCACTTAAAACTAGTTTATACGCCAAAAGAAAGCTACGGCAAGAAAAATATAGCGATTACAGTCGATTTTTCTAAGGCCGATGAAGTCGCATTAAACAACGCCTTTGAACTGGGCGGAATCGACGCGCAATACACCTTAATTCACATCGTTGAAACTGTTGGAGCTTTGATGTATGGAGGCAATATCGACGATCATGAAACGACTATTGACGAAAAACTATTATTAGAATACAAAGAGATGCTGTCCCTAAAAGGTTTCAAAATCGAAACGGAACTTGGCTTTGGAAAACCAAACAGTGTGATTCCCGAAATCATCAATCTTGGTAATTTCGACATTTTAGTAATGGGAACCCATGGCCACACCGGACTAAAAGATATTCTGTTTGGCACAACAGTAGACAAATTGAGACACAAAATTTCTATACCTTTGTTGATTGTTAAATAAAGTGACTATGGTTCTGAGTCGCTAAGATTCTTAGGTTTTCTTTGGAATCTTTTAACTTAGCAACTCAGAACCTTAGAACCTTAGAACCTCCAAAAAAAAAATGACTTTTTCAGAAGAAAACTATCTTAAATCCATATACCACCTTACGGCTTCAAACGATGCTGAAGTGAGCACCAATGCTATTGCCGAAATGATGGAAACCAAAGCTTCATCTGTTACCGATATGCTTAAAAAGTTAGCGGAGAAAGATTTAGTCAACTATAAAAAATATCAGGGTGTTTCTTTGACTGAAAACGGAAAACTGGCTGCCAAAATGATTGTCAGAAAACATCGTTTATGGGAGGTGTTTTTAGTAGAAAAACTGAACTTTTCCTGGGATGAAGTTCATGATATCGCCGAACAGCTGGAACACATCAAATCAGAACAACTGATTAACCGCCTGGATGATTTTCTGGGAAATCCAACCGAAGATCCGCATGGAGACCCGATTCCCGATGCCAATGGACGAATCGTTAAGATCGAAAAACAATTGCTTTCTGAATTAACAGAATATCAAACCGGGGTTTGCGTGGGCGTAAAAGATACTTCTTCAGAGTTTTTAAAGTATCTGGACAAACAAGGAATCGCTTTGGGTTCTAAAATTGACCTTTTATCGAAAGAATCGTTTGACCTGTCAGTCAAAATTAAGGTGGACGGAAAAGAATTGTCTATTTCGAATAAAATTGCTTCTAATTTGTTTGTAAAACTGGTTTAAAAATACTTTCCTAAGAATTTACAAAGGTTTTCCGTAAGCATGCACGTATAGCTTGTTTCTTTGTTTAAAAAAATATATGCCGATCCTACGGATCTTTATTTCTTGTACTAATCCTACAACGGATTTCATCCGTTGCTATAAATATACCGTTCCTGCGGAACTGTTCGTTTTTTCTTTTTCTAAAAAAAAGGATCTGCCTACAGTCAGAAATATATTGTCATAAAACTTAAGTCATTTCATTAAATAAAATTACAAACCGAGCTCCAACGGAGCAAAATACTTATAGCACAATTATCCCGAACCGCGAATGAGCTCCGGAGGAGCGTTATATCAAATATTGTTTATCCTAATTTTTAAAACAAATTAGCGTCCAAAAATTTAAACAATCCCCTTCTCAATCATTTCCAGCATTACCGGAGAGGCATTTTTAAACGTTGGCGGCTGTTCGATAATACTTCCTGCGTTCTTTTTGTTCACTTTAAAAGTCAGGTCATTGTCTGTGGTAAACAAAAGAGCAGTTAAAAATGGATTTTTAATATAGCTTCCTAATACCAATAACGCTTCGTCTAAAGTATGAATGCTTTCAATTTCTTCGGTTTTATATCTGGTTGTTAAAGAAACAGAGAAGGTATTATTCTCATTCAAAACCAAGCGAAAATAGATGTTTTTAATCTCGGTATCGCCCATTGTTTTCGCCAAAGTCAATTTTGCGAAGGTTCCCGCCTGAATACTTTCTTTGACACGCTCACAAAAGAGCGCAAATATTGGTTCGTAAGACATATTGTTGTGATTATTTAACCGCAAAGGTCGCAAAGATTTACGCAGGGTTTGCAAAGATTTTAAATTTTCTTTGCGTGCTTTGCATAATCCTTAGCGACCTTTGCGGTTAAGATAAAATTTATTTTCCTGTAAATTCAGCTTTACGTTTTTCTAAAAATGCCGTTGTTCCTTCTTTGAAATCCTGAGTTCCGAAACATTTTCCGAATGATTTAATCTCGGTGTCAAAACCATTTTTACCATCAGTATAGTTTGCATTGATCGCTTTTATAGCTTTAGCGATTGCAAATGGTGCATTTTTAATGATTTTCTGAGCGATTCCGTTGGTGAACTCTAAAAGCTCTGCTTGTGGTACTACATGATTCACTAAACCATATTGCTTAGCCTCTTCTGCACCAATCATAGCAGCGGTCATGATCATTTCCATCGCACGGCCTTTCCCTACTAATTGTGGTAAACGCTGTGTTCCTCCGTAACCCGGAATCAATCCTAAAGTTACTTCCGGCAAGCCCATTTTAGCATTGTCTGAGGCTACTCTGAAATGACAAGACATCGCCAATTCCAGTCCTCCTCCAAGAGCAAAACCATTTACAGCCGCAATTACAGGTTTTTTCAAACTCTCAATAAGATCAAATAAGGTTTCCTGTCCCTCTGCTGCCAATTGCGCCCCCTCGACAATAGTATAATTGGCAAATTCCGAAATATCAGCTCCGGCTACAAATGCCTTCTCCCCGCTTCCGGTGATAATGATAACACGAACATCATCATTTTTGCCTAACAGCTTCACTGCTTTACTTAAGTCACTGATCGTAGCTTTATTTAACGCATTTAATTTGGTAGGTCTATTGATGGTTACGGTCGCAATTTTTTCTTCGATTGAGATTAAAATATTTTCGTAGTTCATGATGCTAATTTTATGAGTTTGTTATCGGTAAAGAAACTCTGAATGTCGTTCCTTTCCCATAAGTTGATTCAAAGGTAATTGTTCCTTTGTAATTTTCGATGATGTTTTTGATAATTCCGAGTCCAAGCCCCATTCCACTTGTTTTTGTGGTAAATTTTGGCTCGAAAATTCTGCTTATATCCTGTTTCTGAATTCCGACACCGTTGTCTTTTACTGCAATTTCTACATCGTCGTCTATGCGTTTTACAGTAACTACAATCGATTTATGAAACTGACTCTCCGGAATTGCCTGAGTTGCGTTTTTAACCAGATTGGTGATGACCCGTATCAATTGTGTACGATCCATTTTGGAGATAATTTCTTCTTCTTCACTTTCAAAAACGATATAATCTTCATTGAA
It encodes the following:
- a CDS encoding enoyl-CoA hydratase/isomerase family protein, which produces MNYENILISIEEKIATVTINRPTKLNALNKATISDLSKAVKLLGKNDDVRVIIITGSGEKAFVAGADISEFANYTIVEGAQLAAEGQETLFDLIESLKKPVIAAVNGFALGGGLELAMSCHFRVASDNAKMGLPEVTLGLIPGYGGTQRLPQLVGKGRAMEMIMTAAMIGAEEAKQYGLVNHVVPQAELLEFTNGIAQKIIKNAPFAIAKAIKAINANYTDGKNGFDTEIKSFGKCFGTQDFKEGTTAFLEKRKAEFTGK